In Akkermansia muciniphila, one DNA window encodes the following:
- a CDS encoding LysR family transcriptional regulator, protein MFEHLFAERGLSLDRLKTLIEVAKAGSIAAAARGDSARQSLYSRQIKELEEFFGVELASRRGKVLALTGAGWELVRLASESLCLLDDFKSRSRNLPYRFTIGAGDSLHAWVAAPVLANIQKRGLPWLFALENFRNSEIPSKLQNMDIDFGIVRTSALEAEGLESRVICSMDYALYVPVALAGKKARGRKEDFLRLLEMFPLATLGSGSGFHALLKRNCAEFGIRLRVQCETQSFPFAARMLKSGAFMAILPCMAEKELGEGFVKVAHPALDGLSRSISLAWNPRLLRVRPSAKRVIDVFSISERE, encoded by the coding sequence ATGTTTGAGCATCTTTTCGCAGAACGGGGGCTGTCCCTGGACCGATTGAAAACCTTGATAGAAGTGGCCAAGGCCGGGAGCATTGCCGCTGCCGCCCGGGGGGACAGTGCGCGGCAGAGCCTGTATTCCCGGCAGATCAAGGAATTGGAGGAATTCTTCGGTGTGGAGCTGGCGAGCCGCCGCGGGAAAGTGCTGGCTCTTACCGGAGCCGGGTGGGAGCTGGTGAGGCTGGCCAGTGAAAGCCTGTGCCTGCTGGATGATTTCAAAAGCCGGAGCCGGAATCTGCCCTACCGGTTCACCATCGGAGCCGGGGACAGCCTGCATGCTTGGGTGGCGGCTCCCGTTCTGGCGAATATCCAGAAACGGGGGCTGCCGTGGCTTTTCGCGCTGGAGAACTTCCGCAACAGTGAGATTCCCTCTAAGCTCCAGAATATGGATATAGACTTCGGCATCGTGCGTACCAGCGCGCTGGAGGCGGAAGGGTTGGAAAGCCGGGTCATTTGCTCCATGGATTATGCGCTGTACGTTCCTGTAGCCCTGGCCGGGAAAAAGGCGCGGGGGAGGAAGGAGGATTTTCTCCGTCTGCTGGAAATGTTCCCCCTGGCGACGCTGGGGAGCGGTTCCGGGTTTCATGCGTTGCTGAAAAGGAACTGCGCTGAGTTCGGCATCAGGCTGCGGGTGCAGTGTGAAACGCAGTCGTTTCCTTTTGCGGCCCGCATGTTGAAGAGCGGGGCGTTTATGGCGATTCTGCCCTGTATGGCGGAAAAAGAACTGGGGGAGGGATTCGTCAAGGTTGCTCATCCGGCGCTGGACGGGTTGTCCCGCAGTATTTCCCTGGCCTGGAATCCGCGGTTGCTGCGCGTGAGGCCTTCAGCCAAACGGGTAATTGATGTTTTTTCCATCTCGGAACGGGAGTGA
- a CDS encoding MFS transporter, which yields MTRTRDELAAGTAPSVKAPLWTRDYILACCANLMTGLAFYELVPVLPLYLTGQLQVSSGWLGWIMSIYVLAAIISRPWFAHRVDTGDRKKIYITVYILLALSFSGYAAAATALAFFLTRFIQGLIWGGMTTSGPTMAVDIIPPARRGEGLGFFGMTMTLGMCLGPVIGLQVYQQYGFYVITWSSLLLCLAGAGIASLIRVPGSPVQEPVYETPKKVLDRLVLRVGIPLAVNVMIATFSYGVVAVYSALYGEMHGFRYAGLFYALMGLGMLVSRFMVGRQIDRGRVAELSVISLGILTVSFGALALAPLEWIYYASAILIGFGFGIFIPTFQTMKLNMADRGHRGAVNSTFFTAFDIGVGTGMFLGGKIYAYLNLNWAFGAGALLNLLAIVYFYRISLDHYRKNKLGVDSD from the coding sequence ATGACCCGGACCAGAGATGAATTGGCGGCGGGAACCGCACCATCCGTCAAAGCGCCTCTCTGGACGCGGGACTACATCCTGGCCTGTTGCGCCAACTTAATGACGGGGCTGGCCTTCTATGAACTGGTGCCCGTTCTCCCGCTGTATCTGACGGGGCAATTGCAGGTCTCCTCCGGCTGGCTGGGCTGGATCATGTCCATTTATGTTCTGGCCGCCATTATCTCCCGCCCCTGGTTCGCACACCGGGTGGATACCGGAGACCGCAAAAAGATTTACATCACGGTTTACATTCTGCTGGCCCTGTCCTTTTCAGGGTATGCTGCGGCCGCCACCGCCCTGGCGTTTTTCCTGACGCGTTTCATACAGGGCCTGATCTGGGGAGGCATGACCACCTCCGGCCCGACAATGGCGGTGGATATCATCCCCCCTGCCCGCCGCGGGGAAGGCCTGGGTTTCTTCGGCATGACAATGACGCTGGGCATGTGCCTGGGCCCCGTCATCGGCCTTCAGGTATACCAGCAGTACGGCTTTTACGTGATTACCTGGAGCTCCCTGCTCCTGTGCCTGGCCGGAGCGGGCATTGCATCTCTCATCCGCGTTCCCGGGAGCCCTGTTCAGGAGCCCGTGTATGAAACGCCTAAAAAGGTACTGGACCGTCTGGTGCTGCGCGTGGGCATTCCGCTGGCGGTGAACGTAATGATCGCCACCTTCTCCTATGGCGTGGTGGCCGTGTATTCCGCCCTGTACGGGGAAATGCACGGATTCAGATACGCCGGGCTGTTTTACGCGCTGATGGGGCTGGGCATGCTGGTCTCCAGATTCATGGTAGGCAGACAAATCGACCGCGGACGCGTGGCGGAGCTTTCCGTCATCTCCCTGGGCATTCTGACCGTCAGCTTCGGCGCGCTGGCGCTGGCGCCGCTGGAATGGATTTACTACGCTTCCGCCATCCTCATCGGCTTCGGTTTCGGCATTTTCATCCCCACGTTCCAGACTATGAAACTGAACATGGCGGACCGCGGCCACCGGGGAGCCGTCAATTCCACATTTTTCACCGCTTTTGACATCGGGGTGGGAACAGGCATGTTCCTGGGAGGCAAAATTTACGCGTACCTGAACCTGAACTGGGCCTTCGGAGCGGGAGCCCTGCTGAATCTGCTGGCAATCGTGTATTTTTACCGCATTTCCCTGGACCACTACCGGAAAAATAAATTGGGCGTGGATTCGGATTGA
- a CDS encoding cob(I)yrinic acid a,c-diamide adenosyltransferase: protein MSVITKRGDSGETDLMFGRRSPKTAPRIEAYGTVDELNSLIGVVRHSGVSSRTVEMLDGVQARLVGAMGELATLEEDLPKYDAKGYARITAEDVTWLEEQAHLLEKECDIRFKGWARPGKEGSLGSAYLDLARSVCRRAERRVVALRLDHALSNVNTALFLNRLSDLCWVLARFEALAAGEKGHA from the coding sequence ATGAGTGTAATCACCAAACGTGGAGACAGCGGCGAAACGGACCTGATGTTCGGCAGGCGGAGTCCCAAGACAGCGCCGCGCATTGAAGCTTACGGAACGGTGGATGAATTAAATTCCCTGATTGGCGTGGTGCGCCATTCCGGGGTAAGCTCCCGGACGGTGGAGATGCTGGACGGCGTCCAGGCGCGTCTGGTGGGAGCCATGGGGGAACTGGCTACGCTGGAGGAAGATTTGCCCAAATATGACGCCAAGGGGTACGCCCGCATTACGGCGGAAGATGTGACATGGCTGGAGGAACAGGCTCATCTGCTGGAAAAGGAATGCGACATCCGTTTCAAAGGCTGGGCCCGCCCGGGCAAGGAAGGATCGCTGGGTTCCGCATATTTGGACCTGGCCCGTTCCGTCTGCCGCCGTGCGGAACGCCGTGTGGTTGCATTGAGGCTGGATCATGCCCTGAGCAACGTGAACACAGCCTTGTTTCTGAACCGCCTTTCCGATCTCTGCTGGGTGCTGGCCCGTTTTGAGGCGCTGGCCGCAGGGGAAAAGGGCCACGCCTGA
- a CDS encoding cupin domain-containing protein, with the protein MTSIQRLPERTPFNYADLTDYREGQITSLALVRSKGVNMTILAFDSEQLLPTHQTPGPALIQILDGTAYFTVGNEEVILPQGKSLLIPAGVPHSVIARERFKMLVTSILPLD; encoded by the coding sequence ATGACATCCATTCAGCGCCTCCCCGAACGCACGCCCTTCAATTACGCCGATCTGACCGATTACCGCGAAGGGCAAATCACCAGTCTGGCCCTTGTACGCTCCAAAGGGGTCAACATGACCATTCTGGCCTTTGACAGCGAACAGCTCCTTCCCACTCACCAGACGCCCGGTCCTGCGCTGATACAGATTCTGGACGGGACGGCGTACTTCACCGTGGGCAATGAAGAAGTTATTCTGCCCCAGGGAAAAAGCCTTCTGATTCCCGCCGGAGTGCCTCACTCCGTCATTGCCCGGGAACGGTTCAAAATGCTGGTTACTTCCATCCTGCCGCTGGATTGA
- a CDS encoding ribonuclease R family protein has product MMALMGMGDTFSRNFRKMNHSLKDRLIRHMEDGRYEPQSKSELTRALNVDSRQKLYFRALVDQMEEEGKLVRLQKGRYALKRERRNLVHGMIRILRSGKILFLPRKGDPAAAALGWDTEAIPELELKPNHLGNALDGDRVAVRVERKTAKGRRNIRRDRFSSLDAGMKARVEEVTERAHSRWLGVFRTGKNKLGRVLGDGVSSPSSIELAEKPAMEVLPGQLVSVEPVPCGEEKKAPRGKIVEVLGYPDEPHVDMEAVIRKYGLSTEFPASVLRELETLPQNPSPEELARREDWTDRTVITIDPASARDFDDAISITATPSGWTLAVHIADVSHFVRPGGALDGEALRRGNSTYLPDRVLPMLPPRLSDDLCSLRPDVVRLTKVCEMKFDQKGKMLRTRFADAFIRSKARLTYQEAFAMLKGNNKGEVPSTVREAWNLASILRRNRYAKGALDLDFPEVRAVMDKDGRVTGIITEEYDESHQLIEECMLAANEAVALALKNGNRPTIYRVHEEPDSSKLFEFGQLCKLYGHPVHDIGQRQYLNELMKSIKDSPDEQLLKLALLKSLMRARYDTEPLGHYGLATPNYCHFTSPIRRYADLVVHRSLNPLLSNPPKGAKGAGSAGRLEEDAEHISETERISASAEKDANRMKLFEWLEGQCYTDHPEVHEALVTETRHFGVLLEIPRLQIKGLVKPDKLPGGRWVYEAFASRWKNDHGSVLCAGLRVPVIPVKVDREQQWADFAIVSRKKPRQTEKTAFPAKQEKRTSGRGRRNR; this is encoded by the coding sequence ATGATGGCTCTCATGGGAATGGGAGACACCTTTTCCCGGAACTTCCGCAAAATGAATCATTCCCTCAAAGACCGCCTGATCCGTCACATGGAAGACGGACGTTACGAACCCCAGAGCAAATCCGAACTGACCCGCGCCCTGAACGTGGATTCCCGGCAGAAGCTGTATTTCCGCGCCCTGGTGGACCAGATGGAGGAGGAGGGAAAACTCGTGCGGCTGCAAAAGGGCAGATACGCTTTAAAGCGGGAACGCCGGAACCTAGTGCATGGCATGATCCGCATCCTGCGCTCCGGCAAGATTCTTTTTCTCCCCAGAAAAGGGGACCCCGCCGCTGCGGCCCTGGGATGGGACACGGAAGCCATTCCGGAGCTGGAACTTAAACCCAACCATCTGGGCAATGCCCTGGACGGGGACCGGGTGGCCGTGCGCGTGGAACGCAAGACGGCCAAGGGCCGGAGGAATATCCGCAGGGACCGCTTTTCTTCCCTGGATGCCGGCATGAAAGCCCGCGTGGAGGAAGTGACGGAACGCGCGCACTCCCGCTGGCTTGGCGTCTTCCGCACCGGAAAGAACAAGCTGGGCCGCGTGCTGGGAGACGGCGTAAGCTCTCCGTCATCCATTGAACTGGCGGAAAAACCCGCCATGGAGGTGCTTCCCGGCCAACTGGTTTCCGTGGAGCCCGTACCCTGCGGTGAGGAAAAGAAAGCCCCGCGCGGGAAAATCGTGGAGGTGCTCGGCTATCCGGACGAACCCCACGTGGACATGGAAGCCGTTATCAGAAAATATGGCCTTTCCACGGAATTCCCCGCCTCCGTGCTCCGGGAACTGGAAACGCTGCCTCAAAACCCTTCCCCCGAGGAACTCGCCCGCCGGGAAGACTGGACGGACCGGACCGTCATCACCATTGACCCGGCAAGCGCCAGGGATTTTGACGACGCCATTTCCATCACGGCCACTCCGTCCGGCTGGACGCTGGCCGTTCACATTGCGGACGTCTCCCATTTCGTCAGGCCCGGCGGCGCGTTGGATGGGGAAGCCCTGCGCCGCGGCAATTCCACGTACCTGCCGGACCGCGTCCTTCCGATGCTCCCTCCCCGCCTTTCCGACGATTTGTGCAGCCTGCGGCCGGATGTCGTGCGCCTGACAAAAGTATGCGAAATGAAATTTGATCAAAAGGGGAAGATGCTCCGTACACGCTTTGCGGACGCTTTCATCCGCAGCAAGGCGCGCCTGACCTATCAGGAGGCCTTCGCCATGCTGAAAGGAAACAACAAGGGGGAAGTTCCCTCCACGGTGCGGGAAGCCTGGAATCTGGCCTCCATCCTGCGCCGCAACCGCTACGCCAAGGGAGCCCTGGATCTGGACTTCCCGGAAGTGAGAGCCGTTATGGACAAGGACGGCCGCGTGACGGGCATCATCACGGAAGAATACGATGAAAGCCATCAGCTTATTGAGGAGTGCATGCTGGCCGCCAACGAGGCCGTGGCCCTGGCTCTGAAAAACGGGAACCGTCCCACCATCTACCGTGTTCACGAAGAACCGGATTCCTCCAAACTGTTTGAATTCGGCCAGCTGTGCAAACTGTACGGGCATCCCGTCCACGATATCGGACAACGCCAGTACCTGAATGAACTGATGAAGTCCATCAAGGATTCCCCGGACGAGCAATTGCTTAAACTGGCGCTCCTGAAAAGCCTGATGAGGGCCAGGTACGACACGGAACCCCTGGGCCACTACGGCCTGGCCACTCCCAATTACTGCCATTTTACCAGCCCCATCCGCCGTTACGCGGACCTGGTGGTTCACCGCTCCCTGAATCCCCTGCTGTCCAATCCTCCCAAAGGAGCCAAAGGAGCAGGCAGTGCAGGCAGGCTGGAGGAAGACGCGGAACACATTTCAGAGACGGAACGCATTTCCGCCAGCGCGGAAAAGGACGCGAACCGGATGAAACTCTTCGAATGGCTGGAAGGTCAGTGCTACACGGATCATCCGGAAGTGCACGAAGCTCTGGTTACGGAAACGCGCCACTTCGGCGTGCTGCTGGAAATCCCGCGCCTCCAGATTAAGGGGCTGGTCAAGCCGGACAAACTTCCCGGCGGCCGTTGGGTGTATGAGGCGTTTGCCAGCCGCTGGAAAAACGACCATGGTTCCGTGCTGTGCGCGGGGCTGCGCGTTCCCGTCATTCCCGTGAAAGTGGACAGGGAGCAGCAGTGGGCGGATTTCGCCATCGTCTCACGGAAGAAACCGCGGCAAACGGAAAAAACGGCCTTCCCCGCCAAACAGGAGAAGCGCACATCCGGCCGCGGGCGGCGGAACCGCTGA